A stretch of Brassica rapa cultivar Chiifu-401-42 chromosome A08, CAAS_Brap_v3.01, whole genome shotgun sequence DNA encodes these proteins:
- the LOC103834824 gene encoding polyadenylate-binding protein RBP45C produces the protein MMQQPPPAANGAAAAGPGDQQAYHHHQQSWMMQPHQAQPPAGWNPQSAPSLGQPQQYSGGSQTPGSGDEIRSLWIGDLQPWMDESYLVNSFSITGEVQQAKVIRNKQSGYSEGYGFIEFVSHAAAERILQTYNGALMPSSEQTFKLNWAGERRQSEGPEHTVFVGDLAPDVTDYMLTETFKNVYSSVKGAKVVVDRTTGRSKGYGFVRFGDESEQIRAMTEMNGQYCSSRPMRTGPAANKKPLTMQQPGGYQNPQGNAGESDLTNTTIFVGALDESVTEDVLKSVFGQFGELVHVKIPAGKRCGFVQYANRACAEQGLNALNGTQLGGQSIRLSWGRTTSNKQTQPDQAQYGGGGGYYGYPPQGYEGYGYAPPPQDPNAYYGGYPGAGYGNYQQPGGGYQQQQQ, from the exons ATGATGCAGCAGCCACCTCCAGCCGCTAACGGTGCCGCCGCCGCAGGGCCAGGAGATCAGCAAGCTTACCACCACCACCAGCAATCGTGGATGATGCAGCCCCACCAAGCTCAGCCACCAGCAGGATGGAATCCCCAATCAGCGCCGTCTCTAGGTCAACCACAACAATACAGCGGTGGATCTCAAACTCCAGGATCAGGAGACGAGATCCGCTCCTTGTGGATCGGAGACTTGCAGCCATGGATGGACGAGAGCTACCTCGTCAACAGCTTCTCCATCACCGGAGAG GTTCAACAAGCCAAAGTCATCCGCAACAAGCAGAGTGGATACTCTGAAGGCTACGGTTTTATCGAGTTTGTGAGCCACGCTGCAGCCGAGAGGATTCTCCAGACTTACAACGGTGCTCTTATGCCCAGCAGTGAGCAGACCTTCAAGCTGAACTGGGCTGGTGAGAGGCGCCAGTCCGAAGGGCCTGAGCACACTGTTTTCGTTGGAGACTTGGCGCCTGATGTTACTGACTACATGCTTACCGAGACGTTTAAGAATGTGTATTCATCTGTCAAGGGAGCTAAGGTTGTGGTTGATAGGACTACGGGACGGTCCAAGGGGTACGGGTTTGTTAGGTTCGGGGATGAGAGTGAGCAGATAAGGGCTATGACTGAGATGAATGGTCAGTATTGCTCGTCTAGGCCTATGCGTACTGGTCCTGCTGCTAACAAGAAGCCTCTTACAATGCAGCAACCTG GTGGATATCAGAACCCTCAAGGAAATGCCGGAGAAAGTGATTTAACTAACACAACA ATTTTTGTTGGAGCGTTGGATGAAAGTGTGACAGAAGATGTTTTGAAGTCAGTTTTTGGTCAGTTTGGTGAACTTGTTCATGTTAAAATACCAGCTGGAAAACGTTGCGGATTTGTTCAGTATGCTAATAG GGCATGTGCAGAGCAAGGACTCAACGCCTTGAATGGAACACAACTTGGCGGACAGAGCATTCGTCTTTCATGGGGTCGCACTACTTCCAACAAGCAG ACTCAGCCTGATCAAGCACAgtacggtggtggtggtgggtaCTATGGGTATCCTCCTCAGGGATACGAAGGTTACGGATATGCACCTCCTCCTCAGGACCCTAACGCCTACTATGGTGGCTACCCTGGTGCCGGCTATGGAAACTACCAGCAGCCTGGTGGTGGCTACCAGCAGCAACAGCAG TGA